Proteins co-encoded in one Salvia splendens isolate huo1 chromosome 4, SspV2, whole genome shotgun sequence genomic window:
- the LOC121800111 gene encoding nuclear transcription factor Y subunit B-1-like, with product MSASNNNNNSNNDNNNTFVESSKAVFSISMAESSSSTSEQERLVPIANVGRIMKQILPPNAKISKEAKETMQECVSEFIGFVTGEASDKCRKERRKTVNGDDVCWAMTALGFDDYAPPLKRYLERYREIEVDRANQNRAANTGENQINDDNNLLFDKPQRDSAG from the coding sequence ATGTCTGCttcaaacaacaacaacaacagcaACAACGACAACAATAACACATTCGTGGAGTCGTCAAAGGCTGTGTTCTCGATAAGCATGGCGGAGAGCAGCTCGTCGACGAGCGAGCAGGAGAGGCTGGTGCCGATCGCGAACGTGGGGAGGATCATGAAGCAGATCCTGCCGCCCAACGCCAAGATCTCCAAGGAGGCCAAGGAGACGATGCAGGAATGCGTCTCCGAGTTCATCGGATTCGTCACGGGGGAGGCGTCCGACAAGTGCCGCAAGGAGCGCCGCAAGACGGTCAACGGGGACGATGTCTGCTGGGCGATGACCGCCCTGGGCTTCGACGACTATGCCCCGCCGCTCAAGAGGTATTTGGAGAGGTATAGAGAGATTGAAGTTGATAGGGCTAATCAGAATCGGGCTGCTAATACTGGTGAAAATCAAATCAATGACGATAATAATTTGTTATTTGATAAACCGCAGAGGGATTCTGCTGGTTGA
- the LOC121801055 gene encoding uncharacterized protein LOC121801055, with translation MQSSDSESQAHTLHGSQTLSSFPMSCDDGEEQILGGSSSSRPIRVKRAKLKKKQSDNSESIIATLEKQNEQYIAGMKQANDNMSMFFKQQKNSHDLKTMKEENKIMAMDLSSIVDHDSRAYFQAERRRILQKRAQQQEQPNDYATGTYPLYFDNIGGSGSGLLDY, from the coding sequence ATGCAAAGTTCTGATTCAGAAAGTCAGGCTCATACTTTGCATGGCTCACAAACTTTGTCTTCATTTCCTATGAGCTGTGATGATGGCGAGGAACAAATTCTTGGCGgttcttcttcatcaaggccTATCAGGGTGAAGAGGGCTAAACTGAAGAAAAAGCAGTCTGATAACTCGGAATCAATTATTGCTACTCTAGAAAAACAAAATGAGCAATATATTGCAGGCATGAAACAAGCAAATGATAATATGTCTATGTTTTTTAAACAACAAAAGAATAGCCATGATCTCAAAACTATgaaggaagaaaataaaatcatggCTATGGACTTGAGCTCCATAGTCGATCATGATAGTCGTGCTTATTTTCAAGCCGAGAGAAGACGCATTTTACAAAAAAGAGCTCAGCAACAAGAACAACCAAATGACTATGCAACCGGAACATATCCCTTGTACTTCGATAATATAGgaggttctggttctggtttacTGGATTATTAG
- the LOC121801580 gene encoding RING-H2 finger protein ATL64-like, with translation MSTSDGVMAAEPGQGYALSGKIMLSAIVVLFAVVVFMVALHLYARWYLVRLRRRQIERRRQRRGARPHVVLYADSVLPGADRGLELAVLNSLPVFLHHHQPAAAEKEQEVAPPECAVCLSEFEEKEIVRLLPKCNHSFHIECIDMWLRSHSTCPLCRSPVEKVVGHAAAEALESVEESKSSEPGSSSGPGYCDTCQHAGGETTSLASSSLGARKGADLVGVRIEVPARRPEAVFELTQSSPASRLAYFKRILSMGRRSPAAAGASSSSSSGGWGPTTPRGVGTSGGAHELDLESGIGESKRGTGGVVETR, from the coding sequence ATGTCTACATCGGACGGGGTGATGGCGGCGGAGCCAGGGCAGGGCTACGCGTTGAGCGGGAAGATAATGCTCAGCGCCATCGTGGTGCTCTTCGCCGTCGTCGTTTTCATGGTGGCCCTCCACCTCTACGCGCGGTGGTACCTCGTCAGGCTCCGCCGCCGCCAAATTGAGCGTCGCCGCCAGCGCCGCGGCGCCCGGCCCCACGTCGTGCTCTACGCCGACAGCGTCCTCCCCGGCGCCGACCGCGGCCTCGAACTCGCCGTGCTGAACTCGCTCCCGGTgttcctccaccaccaccaaccAGCGGCGGCGGAGAAGGAGCAGGAGGTGGCGCCACCGGAGTGCGCCGTCTGCCTGTCGGAATTCGAGGAAAAGGAAATCGTGCGGCTGCTGCCGAAATGCAACCACTCTTTCCACATAGAGTGCATAGACATGTGGTTGCGCTCGCACTCCACCTGCCCGCTCTGCCGCTCGCCGGTCGAGAAGGTGGTGGGCCACGCCGCCGCGGAGGCGCTCGAATCGGTGGAGGAGTCGAAGTCGTCCGAGCCGGGTTCGAGCTCGGGGCCCGGTTACTGCGACACGTGTCAGCACGCGGGAGGGGAAACGACGTCGTTGGCTTCATCATCCCTGGGGGCGAGAAAGGGGGCGGATTTGGTAGGGGTGAGAATAGAGGTGCCGGCGAGGCGGCCGGAGGCGGTGTTCGAGTTGACTCAGAGCTCGCCGGCGAGTCGGCTAGCGTATTTCAAGAGAATACTCAGTATGGGGAGGAGGTCACCGGCGGCGGCAGGggcatcctcctcctcctccagcGGGGGGTGGGGCCCGACGACGCCGCGTGGGGTTGGGACGAGTGGTGGGGCCCACGAGTTGGACCTGGAGAGTGGGATCGGTGAGTCGAAGCGGGGAACGGGTGGGGTAGTGGAGACGAGGTGA
- the LOC121799601 gene encoding pectinesterase-like isoform X2: MKISPQIMGDSNNKATVARIATFLAVACMVSAAAPSAQIDAMCSNAEYKETCQKTLSNANVTEPKELLLSAFNSTIRNLKTAIRKSALYKDAAEDPRTKGALAVCEQVLNTTIDNMRRSFRQVDKIDVNQIDDHVDDVKVWLSAGLTCKDTCVDAFENTTGETGDKIKDLLKTSGELLSNGLAIVSGVSKLFESLDLGKLLSGSKRVLMDNVPDFVDHHARGLLGAAPGAFTPSAVVAQDGSGKYKSIAEAIAAAPLNSTQLFIIQIKAGVYKEVLKVPGGANNVVFVGEGPTKTVISGSQCFTGGIPAFQTATLYGDDFMAKDIGIENTAGASGRQAVAVRVSGDKAVFYNVHMSGYQSTLYAHIYRQFYRDCRITGTMDIIWGDAVAVFQNCDIAVRQPLANQICSVTAQSRNDTRGAGVTVVQNCTITAEKEFSEAKPPAKAYLGRPMKEYSRTIVMESSIDGFIDPEGWTEWMGTYGLDTLYYGEYNNRGAGADLAKRVTWKGIQKMTPELAEGFTPAKVYAGDDSWVKNTAIPYVGGMANPK; this comes from the exons aTGAAAATAAGCCCCCAAATTATGGGCGATAGCAATAACAAGGCAACGGTGGCGCGGATCGCCACCTTCCTCGCGGTGGCGTGCATGGTCTCCGCAGCGGCGCCCTCCGCCCAGATCGACGCCATGTGCTCCAACGCCGAGTACAAGGAAACCTGCCAAAAAACCCTCTCCAACGCCAACGTAACCGAGCCCAAGGAGCTTCTTCTGTCGGCGTTCAACTCCACCATCAGAAACCTCAAAACCGCCATCCGAAAATCGGCTCTCTACAAAGACGCCGCCGAGGATCCCCGCACCAAGGGCGCCTTGGCCGTCTGCGAGCAAGTCCTCAACACCACCATCGACAACATGCGAAGATCCTTCAGACAAGTCGACAAAATCGACGTCAACCAAATCGACGACCACGTCGACGACGTCAAGGTCTGGCTCAGCGCCGGCCTCACCTGCAAGGACACCTGCGTCGACGCCTTCGAGAACACCACCG GGGAAACCGGCGACAAGATAAAGGATTTGCTGAAAACCTCCGGCGAGTTGCTCAGCAACGGCCTTGCGATAGTCTCCGGGGTGTCAAAGCTTTTCGAGTCGCTTGATCTTGGGAAACTGCTCAGCGGTTCCAAGAGGGTTCTGATGGATAACGTACCTGATTTCGTCGACCATCACGCGAGGGGCCTCCTCGGCGCTGCGCCGGGAGCGTTCACTCCGAGCGCGGTGGTGGCGCAGGACGGGAGCGGGAAATACAAGAGCATCGCGGAGGCTATCGCCGCGGCCCCATTGAATAGTACTCAGTTGTTCATTATCCAAATCAAGGCCGGTGTTTACAAGGAGGTTCTCAAGGTCCCCGGCGGTGCCAACAACGTCGTATTCGTCGGAGAAGGCCCCACGAAGACCGTCATCTCCGGCAGCCAGTGCTTCACAGGGGGCATTCCAGCCTTCCAGACGGCAACTCTCT ATGGTGATGACTTCATGGCGAAGGACATCGGGATCGAGAACACGGCAGGAGCGTCCGGGCGCCAGGCGGTGGCGGTGCGTGTCTCGGGCGACAAAGCCGTGTTCTACAACGTGCACATGAGCGGCTACCAGAGCACACTCTACGCCCACATATACCGCCAGTTCTATCGCGACTGCCGCATCACGGGCACCATGGACATCATCTGGGGCGACGCGGTGGCCGTGTTCCAGAACTGCGACATCGCGGTGAGGCAGCCGCTGGCGAACCAGATATGCTCGGTGACGGCGCAGTCCCGCAATGACACCCGCGGGGCCGGGGTGACCGTGGTCCAGAACTGCACCATCACGGCGGAGAAGGAGTTCTCGGAAGCGAAGCCGCCGGCGAAGGCGTACCTGGGGAGGCCGATGAAGGAGTACTCGAGGACGATCGTGATGGAGTCGAGCATCGACGGGTTCATAGATCCGGAGGGGTGGACGGAGTGGATGGGGACTTACGGCCTCGACACGCTCTACTACGGCGAGTACAACAACCGAGGGGCAGGTGCGGATTTGGCGAAGCGGGTGACGTGGAAGGGTATTCAGAAGATGACGCCGGAGCTGGCTGAGGGCTTCACACCGGCCAAGGTCTACGCCGGTGATGATAGCTGGGTCAAGAACACCGCAATTCCTTATGTTGGAGGAATGGCCAATCCGAAATAA
- the LOC121799601 gene encoding pectinesterase-like isoform X1, whose product MKISPQIMGDSNNKATVARIATFLAVACMVSAAAPSAQIDAMCSNAEYKETCQKTLSNANVTEPKELLLSAFNSTIRNLKTAIRKSALYKDAAEDPRTKGALAVCEQVLNTTIDNMRRSFRQVDKIDVNQIDDHVDDVKVWLSAGLTCKDTCVDAFENTTGETGDKIKDLLKTSGELLSNGLAIVSGVSKLFESLDLGKLLSGSKRVLMDNVPDFVDHHARGLLGAAPGAFTPSAVVAQDGSGKYKSIAEAIAAAPLNSTQLFIIQIKAGVYKEVLKVPGGANNVVFVGEGPTKTVISGSQCFTGGIPAFQTATLSIDGDDFMAKDIGIENTAGASGRQAVAVRVSGDKAVFYNVHMSGYQSTLYAHIYRQFYRDCRITGTMDIIWGDAVAVFQNCDIAVRQPLANQICSVTAQSRNDTRGAGVTVVQNCTITAEKEFSEAKPPAKAYLGRPMKEYSRTIVMESSIDGFIDPEGWTEWMGTYGLDTLYYGEYNNRGAGADLAKRVTWKGIQKMTPELAEGFTPAKVYAGDDSWVKNTAIPYVGGMANPK is encoded by the exons aTGAAAATAAGCCCCCAAATTATGGGCGATAGCAATAACAAGGCAACGGTGGCGCGGATCGCCACCTTCCTCGCGGTGGCGTGCATGGTCTCCGCAGCGGCGCCCTCCGCCCAGATCGACGCCATGTGCTCCAACGCCGAGTACAAGGAAACCTGCCAAAAAACCCTCTCCAACGCCAACGTAACCGAGCCCAAGGAGCTTCTTCTGTCGGCGTTCAACTCCACCATCAGAAACCTCAAAACCGCCATCCGAAAATCGGCTCTCTACAAAGACGCCGCCGAGGATCCCCGCACCAAGGGCGCCTTGGCCGTCTGCGAGCAAGTCCTCAACACCACCATCGACAACATGCGAAGATCCTTCAGACAAGTCGACAAAATCGACGTCAACCAAATCGACGACCACGTCGACGACGTCAAGGTCTGGCTCAGCGCCGGCCTCACCTGCAAGGACACCTGCGTCGACGCCTTCGAGAACACCACCG GGGAAACCGGCGACAAGATAAAGGATTTGCTGAAAACCTCCGGCGAGTTGCTCAGCAACGGCCTTGCGATAGTCTCCGGGGTGTCAAAGCTTTTCGAGTCGCTTGATCTTGGGAAACTGCTCAGCGGTTCCAAGAGGGTTCTGATGGATAACGTACCTGATTTCGTCGACCATCACGCGAGGGGCCTCCTCGGCGCTGCGCCGGGAGCGTTCACTCCGAGCGCGGTGGTGGCGCAGGACGGGAGCGGGAAATACAAGAGCATCGCGGAGGCTATCGCCGCGGCCCCATTGAATAGTACTCAGTTGTTCATTATCCAAATCAAGGCCGGTGTTTACAAGGAGGTTCTCAAGGTCCCCGGCGGTGCCAACAACGTCGTATTCGTCGGAGAAGGCCCCACGAAGACCGTCATCTCCGGCAGCCAGTGCTTCACAGGGGGCATTCCAGCCTTCCAGACGGCAACTCTCT CTATAGATGGTGATGACTTCATGGCGAAGGACATCGGGATCGAGAACACGGCAGGAGCGTCCGGGCGCCAGGCGGTGGCGGTGCGTGTCTCGGGCGACAAAGCCGTGTTCTACAACGTGCACATGAGCGGCTACCAGAGCACACTCTACGCCCACATATACCGCCAGTTCTATCGCGACTGCCGCATCACGGGCACCATGGACATCATCTGGGGCGACGCGGTGGCCGTGTTCCAGAACTGCGACATCGCGGTGAGGCAGCCGCTGGCGAACCAGATATGCTCGGTGACGGCGCAGTCCCGCAATGACACCCGCGGGGCCGGGGTGACCGTGGTCCAGAACTGCACCATCACGGCGGAGAAGGAGTTCTCGGAAGCGAAGCCGCCGGCGAAGGCGTACCTGGGGAGGCCGATGAAGGAGTACTCGAGGACGATCGTGATGGAGTCGAGCATCGACGGGTTCATAGATCCGGAGGGGTGGACGGAGTGGATGGGGACTTACGGCCTCGACACGCTCTACTACGGCGAGTACAACAACCGAGGGGCAGGTGCGGATTTGGCGAAGCGGGTGACGTGGAAGGGTATTCAGAAGATGACGCCGGAGCTGGCTGAGGGCTTCACACCGGCCAAGGTCTACGCCGGTGATGATAGCTGGGTCAAGAACACCGCAATTCCTTATGTTGGAGGAATGGCCAATCCGAAATAA
- the LOC121799658 gene encoding pleiotropic drug resistance protein 1-like, with amino-acid sequence MEEFIPQRTSAYIGQQDIHLGELTVRETLAYSARCQGVGTAYEMLSELLRREKEANIKPDHDLDIFMKAASIQGQEVSVMTDYIMKILGLDICADTMIGNELFRGISGGEKKRVTIGEMLVGPARALFMDEISTGLDSSTTFQIVNSVKQSVHILGGTAVISLLQPAPETYQLFDDIILLSDGRIVYQGPQQNVLEFFESLGFRCPDRKGVADFLQQVTSRKDQEQYWARRDQPYSFVSADQFSDAFWLFHVGTQMRDDLSVPFDKAKSHPAALTTHKYGLTKIQVLKANISREFLIMKRNSPVYVFRIFQLVVMAAITSTIFLRTEMHKKTEADGGIYLAALFFTLIVVMFNGFSDMALSILRLPVLYKQRDLGFFPVWSYSLPAWILRIPISFLDVAIWAAATYYCIGFQSDVTRFFKYWLVLLWANQMASAMFRLMGSIARNMTVANSFGTCSLVTVFVLGGFIVSRGIFQYDKNLCGRAYDKINKWWILGYWSSPMMYGQNAIAVNEFLGKSWSHVSHFGCNSSSGEALGVTILKSRGLFPEAYWYWIGVGALVGYVFLFNFLDTMALMYLNPFGKPQPVLSEQTLAERNAKVAWNKHNQPSSTGNSQADQNSVPVVGGRNGDGDEANSVRKRGMVLPFQPHSITFEDIRYLVDMPQEMKAHGIEEDKLELLKGINGAFRPGVLTALMGITGAGKTTLLDVLSGRKTTGYISGTITISGYPKKQQTFARFSGYCEQTDIHSPHLTIYESLLYSAWLRLLPEVQSATRKMFIEEVMELVELTEIRGGIVGFPGLNGLSPEQRKRLTVAVELVANPSIIFMDEPTSGLDARAAAIVMRAVRNTVDTGRTVVCTIHQPSIDLFDSFDELMLLKRGGEEIFVGPLGRHSSQLIQYFEGIDGVAKIKDGYNPATWMLEVTSIAQEAALGVDFAQLYKSSELYRRNRALIEELNKPVPDSKDVHFSGRYSQTFFNQCKACLWKQHLSYSRNPPYIAIRLMFTTFIALMLGTIFWDLGSKRKKSLDIFNAMGSMYAAVLFLGVQNASSVQPVVAIERTVFYRERAAGMYSALPYAFGQVVVELPHILIQTVIYGVIVYAMVGFEWSVVKFFWYILFTYLTLLYFTLYGMMTVAVTPNHNIAAIVSSAFYGIWNVFSGFLIPKTRIPVWWRWYYYLCPVAWTLYGLIASQFGDVQDVLETNQTVEQFIRDYFGFEQEFVGYVALIVATFALVFGFIFAFSIRAFNFQTR; translated from the exons ATGGAGGAGTTCATACCACAACGAACATCAGCTTATATAGGACAGCAAGACATTCACTTGGGAGAATTGACAGTCAGAGAAACGCTAGCTTACTCTGCTCGCTGTCAAGGAGTTGGAACTGCTTATG AAATGCTATCTGAATTACTGAGGAGGGAGAAAGAAGCTAACATCAAACCAGATCATGATCTTGACATTTTCATGAAG GCGGCCTCGATTCAGGGGCAGGAGGTCAGTGTAATGACAGATTATATTATGAAG ATACTGGGATTAGACATTTGTGCTGACACCATGATTGGAAACGAATTGTTTCGAGGGATATCCGGAGGGGAGAAGAAAAGAGTGACAATAg GTGAAATGCTGGTTGGACCAGCAAGAGCTTTATTCATGGATGAGATATCAACTGGTTTGGACAGTTCGACCACCTTTCAAATCGTGAACTCAGTAAAACAATCCGTCCACATTCTTGGAGGAACCGCCGTCATTTCACTGCTGCAGCCTGCACCTGAGACTTACCAACTCTTTGACGACATCATTCTCTTGTCTGATGGGAGAATAGTGTACCAAGGCCCTCAACAGAACGTTCTAGAATTTTTCGAGAGCTTGGGCTTCAGGTGTCCCGACAGAAAAGGAGTTGCAGACTTTCTTCAGCAAGTAACATCAAGGAAAGATCAAGAGCAGTATTGGGCCCGTAGAGACCAGCCTTACAGTTTTGTCTCCGCGGATCAATTTTCCGATGCATTTTGGTTGTTTCACGTTGGAACACAAATGAGGGACGACTTATCCGTCCCTTTCGACAAGGCTAAGAGCCATCCTGCGGCTTTAACTACTCACAAATACGGcctcaccaaaatccaagtttTGAAAGCTAACATTTCTCGAGAATTTCTCATTATGAAGAGAAATTCACCTGTTTACGTATTCAGAATATTTCAG CTTGTTGTGATGGCGGCAATAACGTCGACGATATTTTTAAGGACAGAAATGCACAAGAAAACAGAAGCAGACGGTGGGATATACCTAGCCGCTCTGTTCTTCACACTGATTGTAGTAATGTTCAATGGATTTTCAGACATGGCACTGAGTATACTGAGGCTTCCTGTGTTGTACAAGCAACGTGATCTTGGGTTTTTTCCGGTGTGGTCCTACTCTCTACCGGCTTGGATCTTGAGGATTCCCATTTCCTTTCTTGATGTTGCCATTTGGGCTGCTGCTACTTATTACTGCATTGGATTTCAATCTGATGTTACTAG attttttaagTACTGGTTGGTTCTGTTATGGGCGAACCAAATGGCTTCTGCGATGTTTAGATTGATGGGGTCAATCGCAAGAAACATGACTGTTGCCAATTCGTTCGGAACCTGCTCCTTAGTTACTGTTTTCGTTTTGGGCGGGTTTATTGTGTCAAGAGGTATATTTCAATACGACAAAAACTTGTGTGGGCGTGCTTATG ATAAAATCAATAAATGGTGGATATTGGGCTACTGGTCGTCTCCAATGATGTACGGGCAGAATGCTATAGCAGTGAATGAATTTCTTGGAAAGAGTTGGAGTCATGTAAGTCACTTTGGCTGTAA CTCAAGCTCCGGGGAGGCATTAGGCGTAACAATCTTAAAGTCACGCGGGCTTTTCCCAGAAGCATATTGGTATTGGATCGGAGTTGGAGCTCTTGTTGGATATGTTTTTCTATTCAATTTCCTGGACACAATGGCTCTCATGTATCTTAACC CTTTTGGGAAACCTCAACCAGTTTTGTCTGAACAAACATTAGCAGAAAGGAATGCAAAAGTTGCATGGAATAAACATAATCAACCATCATCAACTGGGAATAGCCAAGCGGATCAAAATAGCGTACCAGTGGTAGGCGGCAGAAATGGCGATGGTGACGAGGCAAATTCCGTTAGAAAGAGAGGCATGGTCTTACCATTTCAGCCTCATTCAATTACTTTTGAAGATATCCGCTACTTAGTCGATATGCCACAG GAAATGAAAGCTCATGGCATTGAAGAGGATAAACTGGAGCTTCTCAAAGGCATAAATGGTGCTTTCAGACCAGGTGTTTTGACAGCTCTGATGGGAATTACAGGAGCCGGTAAGACTACGTTACTGGACGTTTTATCAGGGAGGAAGACAACGGGTTATATCAGCGGAACAATCACCATATCTGGGTATCCAAAGAAGCAACAGACATTCGCCAGATTTTCAGGCTACTGCGAGCAAACTGACATTCACTCTCCTCATCTAACCATATATGAGTCCTTGTTGTATTCTGCCTGGCTTCGTTTGCTACCGGAGGTCCAATCTGCAACTAGAAAG ATGTTCATAGAAGAAGTTATGGAGCTGGTCGAGCTTACTGAAATAAGGGGTGGGATAGTGGGGTTTCCCGGTTTAAATGGTCTTTCGCCTGAGCAACGAAAGAGGCTAACCGTGGCAGTGGAGCTGGTGGCAAACCCTTCCATCATCTTCATGGACGAACCAACATCAGGGCTTGATGCTAGAGCTGCTGCCATAGTTATGAGAGCTGTTAGAAACACGGTGGATACAGGAAGAACTGTTGTATGCACCATTCATCAACCAAGCATCGACCTTTTTGATTCATTTGATGAG TTGATGCTGCTGAAACGGGGAGGCGAAGAGATCTTTGTGGGTCCATTGGGGCGGCATAGTTCTCAACTAATCCAATATTTTGAG GGAATTGATGGAGTTGCTAAAATAAAAGATGGTTACAACCCTGCTACATGGATGTTGGAGGTAACTTCAATAGCACAAGAAGCTGCTTTAGGAGTTGATTTTGCTCAACTCTACAAGAGCTCAGAACTATACAG GAGAAATAGGGCATTGATCGAAGAGCTGAACAAACCGGTCCCTGATTCAAAAGATGTACATTTCAGTGGTCGTTATTCACAAACATTCTTCAACCAATGCAAGGCATGCCTGTGGAAACAGCACCTCTCATACTCGAGGAACCCGCCTTACATTGCCATCAGACTTATGTTCACAACATTCATCGCCTTAATGCTCGGGACCATATTTTGGGATCTTGGCTCCAAAAG GAAAAAGTCATTAGACATCTTCAACGCTATGGGGTCTATGTATGCTGCCGTTCTATTTCTTGGAGTACAGAATGCATCATCAGTGCAGCCAGTTGTCGCCATAGAAAGAACTGTATTTTACAGGGAAAGAGCAGCCGGAATGTATTCAGCTCTACCTTATGCTTTCGGACAG GTTGTAGTGGAACTTCCTCATATCTTGATTCAAACAGTTATATACGGCGTTATAGTGTATGCGATGGTTGGATTTGAGTGGAGCGTGGTGAAGTTTTTTTGGTACATTTTGTTCACGTACTTGACATTGCTGTATTTCACGTTGTATGGGATGATGACAGTCGCTGTTACGCCTAACCACAACATTGCTGCCATAGTCTCCTCAGCCTTCTACGGCATATGGAACGTCTTCTCAGGATTTCTCATCCCTAAAACT AGAATTCCGGTATGGTGGCGATGGTACTATTATCTATGTCCAGTGGCATGGACCTTGTATGGATTAATCGCCTCACAATTCGGAGACGTCCAGGATGTGTTGGAGACTAATCAAACTGTGGAGCAATTTATAAGAGATTATTTTGGATTCGAGCAAGAGTTTGTGGGATACGTCGCCCTTATTGTAGCTACCTTTGCTCTAGTTTTTGGCTTCATTTTTGCCTTCTCCATAAGGGCTTTTAACTTCCAGACAAGGTGA
- the LOC121801057 gene encoding pleiotropic drug resistance protein 1-like — MEEGSREWSRSSREGDEDEAALIWAALQRLPTYARIRKGVQYSEEKGDAREVDVMHIGLADSKKLVDRLLKTAHQDNELFLLNIKRRIDRVGIHLPIVEVRFEELSVDALTYVGTRALPTLANFAANIVQGLLTKLHILPSRKKPLSVLHDLNGIIRAGRMTLLLGPPSSGKTTLLTALAGKLDQELQMVSTCTFYMKQCS; from the exons atggaagaaggtagcAGAGAATGGTCACGGTCGAGTAGAGAAGGGGATGAGGACGAAGCGGCGCTGATATGGGCAGCGCTGCAGAGACTCCCGACGTATGCGCGTATAAGGAAAGGTGTGCAGTATTCGGAAGAGAAAGGTGACGCCAGAGAGGTTGATGTGATGCATATTGGATTAGCAGACTCCAAAAAACTAGTTGATAGACTGCTCAAAACTGCACACCAAGACAATGAGCTCTTTCTGCTCAACATCAAACGTCGTATCGACAG GGTTGGGATTCATCTTCCGATTGTAGAAGTTCGTTTCGAGGAGCTTAGTGTTGATGCTCTAACTTATGTGGGCACCCGAGCACTCCCAACACTAGCCAACTTCGCTGCTAATATCGTCCAG GGTTTATTGACAAAGCTACATATTCTACCTAGTCGAAAGAAACCACTATCAGTTCTTCATGATCTGAATGGCATCATCAGAGCCGGAAG AATGACTCTACTTTTAGGACCACCTAGTTCTGGAAAAACAACGTTGCTCACAGCGCTAGCAGGAAAACTTGATCAAGAATTACAG ATGGTCTCAACTTGTACATTCTACATGAAACAATGCAGTTAA